Proteins from a single region of Geothrix sp. PMB-07:
- a CDS encoding PAS domain-containing sensor histidine kinase has product MPLPHESHDRPTEDLLRQHRQATRDLFDAVGDALFVHDLDTGAILDVNLRALDMYGYSRAELLGLDVAALSENLPPYAQAKAHAWMEQAAKGSPQVFEWRARHRSGRCFWVEVNMRRSLVGGIERLLVAVRDIDTRKAEEAARRDAEERYLGLFLNSPDAIFWIGVPEEGPFFIEDANPAQEASLGLPRAAFVGKPLKDWLSEELVEHLSANYRRCLEAGAPIEYEEIADIGSGLRTYLTLLVPLRNSKGRFHRIAGISTDITERKRVAAENLEQERLFRLLFDRSGDANLLIDDSRFVDCNQATVAILGAPDTASVLGTHPSELSPPFQPDGRPSKEKADEMIALAFEHGSHQFEWIHKKLDGTEFPVEVMLTAIPWKGKQILHTTWRDRTEAKRAEAQRRALEAQFQQAQKLESLGVLAGGIAHDFNNLLTAVLGNLNLARFKLSPESPVVPYLENAERTVLKASDLTKQMLAYSGKGRFVVKLHNINEAVSEMVHLLQVSISKKAFLRLNLAEGLPAVEADGAQLQQVVMNLVTNASDALGDQEGFISISTGATELDSDFISSTFPTEALAPGLYVTLEVSDTGHGMSPETMARIFDPFFTTKPTGRGLGLAAMLGILRAHKAGLRIYSEEGKGSCFKTYFPAVAGQALASGLPASSTPMALQGRVLLVDDEATILDAIGPALEALGLRVILARDGQEAVDAFRADPASIDLVLMDLTMPRMDGRDAYQAMRRLRPDARVVLSSGYNEIESIQSLAGKGLAGFLQKPYTLEALRAAVQQALST; this is encoded by the coding sequence ATGCCCCTTCCCCATGAATCCCATGATCGCCCGACAGAGGATCTGCTGAGGCAGCACCGACAGGCCACCCGTGATCTGTTCGATGCAGTGGGCGACGCCCTCTTTGTCCACGATCTGGACACCGGCGCCATCCTGGATGTGAACCTGCGCGCCCTCGACATGTACGGGTATTCCCGGGCCGAACTGCTGGGCCTGGATGTGGCCGCCCTCAGCGAGAACCTCCCGCCCTACGCCCAGGCGAAAGCCCACGCCTGGATGGAGCAGGCGGCCAAGGGGTCGCCCCAAGTCTTTGAGTGGCGGGCCCGGCACCGCTCCGGCCGCTGCTTCTGGGTGGAAGTGAACATGCGCCGTTCCCTGGTGGGGGGCATCGAGCGGCTGCTGGTGGCCGTGCGGGACATCGACACCCGCAAAGCCGAAGAAGCCGCCCGGCGCGACGCAGAGGAGCGCTACCTGGGCCTCTTCCTGAATTCGCCCGATGCCATCTTCTGGATTGGTGTGCCGGAGGAGGGCCCCTTTTTCATCGAGGATGCCAATCCGGCCCAGGAGGCTTCTCTCGGTCTTCCACGCGCCGCCTTCGTGGGGAAACCCCTGAAGGACTGGCTATCCGAAGAGCTTGTCGAACACCTGAGCGCCAACTACCGGCGCTGCCTGGAGGCCGGCGCACCCATCGAATACGAGGAAATCGCCGATATCGGCAGCGGCCTGCGGACCTACCTCACCCTGCTGGTGCCCCTCCGCAATTCAAAAGGGCGGTTCCACCGCATCGCAGGCATCAGCACGGACATCACTGAACGGAAGCGGGTCGCGGCGGAAAACCTGGAGCAAGAGCGCCTGTTCCGCCTGCTCTTCGACCGCTCCGGTGATGCCAATTTGCTCATCGACGACAGCCGCTTTGTGGACTGCAACCAGGCCACCGTGGCCATCCTCGGCGCACCCGACACGGCCTCCGTGCTAGGCACCCATCCCTCCGAGCTGTCCCCGCCCTTCCAACCCGACGGGCGCCCCTCCAAAGAGAAAGCCGATGAGATGATCGCCCTGGCCTTCGAGCACGGCAGCCACCAATTCGAGTGGATCCACAAGAAACTGGATGGCACCGAATTCCCCGTGGAAGTGATGCTCACGGCCATCCCCTGGAAGGGCAAACAGATCCTCCACACCACCTGGCGGGACCGCACCGAGGCCAAGCGGGCAGAGGCCCAGCGCCGCGCCCTTGAGGCGCAGTTCCAGCAGGCTCAGAAACTGGAAAGCCTGGGTGTTCTGGCGGGGGGCATCGCTCACGATTTCAACAACCTCCTCACGGCGGTGCTGGGCAACCTGAACCTGGCCCGCTTCAAGCTGAGCCCGGAATCGCCCGTGGTGCCCTACCTGGAAAACGCTGAACGGACGGTGCTGAAGGCCTCGGACCTCACCAAGCAGATGCTCGCCTATTCAGGCAAGGGCCGCTTCGTGGTCAAGCTCCACAACATCAACGAAGCCGTGTCCGAGATGGTGCACTTACTCCAGGTGTCCATCTCGAAGAAGGCCTTCCTCCGCCTGAACTTGGCCGAGGGCCTGCCCGCCGTGGAGGCCGATGGCGCGCAGCTGCAGCAGGTGGTCATGAACCTGGTGACCAACGCCTCGGATGCCCTGGGCGACCAGGAGGGCTTTATCAGCATCAGCACCGGCGCCACGGAGCTGGATTCCGATTTCATCTCCTCCACCTTCCCCACCGAGGCCCTGGCGCCAGGCCTCTATGTGACGCTCGAAGTCAGCGACACCGGCCATGGCATGAGCCCGGAAACCATGGCCCGCATCTTTGACCCCTTCTTCACCACCAAGCCCACCGGTCGCGGTCTGGGGCTGGCCGCCATGCTGGGCATCCTGCGGGCCCACAAGGCGGGCCTGAGAATCTACAGCGAAGAGGGCAAGGGTTCCTGTTTCAAGACCTACTTCCCAGCGGTGGCGGGGCAGGCCCTCGCTTCGGGCCTCCCGGCCAGCTCCACCCCCATGGCCCTGCAGGGCAGGGTGCTGCTCGTCGATGACGAGGCCACCATCCTCGATGCCATTGGGCCCGCCCTCGAAGCCCTGGGCCTTCGCGTCATTCTGGCGCGGGATGGCCAGGAGGCCGTGGATGCCTTCAGGGCGGATCCCGCGTCCATCGATCTGGTGCTCATGGACCTCACCATGCCCCGCATGGACGGCCGTGACGCCTACCAGGCCATGCGCCGCCTCCGGCCCGATGCGAGGGTGGTCCTCAGCAGCGGCTACAACGAGATTGAATCCATCCAGTCCCTCGCCGGCAAAGGGCTGGCGGGATTCCTCCAGAAGCCTTACACGCTGGAAGCCCTCCGAGCCGCTGTGCAGCAGGCACTGAGCACCTAG
- a CDS encoding mechanosensitive ion channel family protein: MERLAGMAGMAQTPEWVKEFLARMEGTGWSRLVHLLLVAAACIAILGAVKLVTRAVRRAVDDGNEEVTSDAERRAETLGAVLTNAARVVVVAFFLLMTLQEFGVNIGPLVAGAGIAGVAVGFGAQSLVKDVISGFFLLMENQFGVGDIINIDDKHTGTVERMTLRITQLRDSEGRAHYVPNGSIIRVVVLSKDFARALVDVEVGYDTDPDRAFEVLRQTGKSLHDDKPELAVEPLEVKGIETLGANGFVIRTLTKTAPGAQWEVARELRRRILLAFREAGIEIPYAQRVVHHRGEGVGGED, from the coding sequence ATGGAACGACTCGCAGGCATGGCAGGCATGGCGCAGACTCCCGAGTGGGTGAAAGAGTTCCTGGCCCGCATGGAAGGCACGGGCTGGTCCCGCCTGGTGCACCTGCTGCTGGTCGCGGCGGCCTGCATCGCCATCCTGGGCGCCGTGAAGCTGGTGACGCGGGCCGTGCGGCGGGCAGTGGACGATGGCAACGAAGAGGTGACCTCCGATGCCGAGCGCCGTGCCGAAACCCTGGGCGCGGTGCTCACCAACGCGGCCCGCGTGGTGGTGGTGGCCTTCTTCCTGCTGATGACGCTGCAGGAATTCGGCGTGAACATCGGGCCCCTGGTGGCAGGCGCGGGCATCGCGGGCGTGGCCGTGGGCTTCGGAGCGCAGAGCCTGGTGAAGGATGTCATCAGCGGGTTCTTTCTGCTCATGGAAAACCAGTTCGGCGTGGGCGACATCATCAACATCGACGACAAGCACACGGGCACCGTGGAGCGCATGACCCTCCGCATCACCCAGCTGCGGGATTCGGAAGGGCGGGCCCACTACGTGCCCAACGGCTCCATCATTCGCGTGGTGGTGCTGTCGAAGGATTTCGCCCGGGCCCTGGTGGATGTGGAAGTGGGCTACGACACCGATCCTGACCGGGCCTTTGAGGTGCTCCGTCAGACTGGGAAGAGCCTGCATGACGACAAGCCGGAACTGGCTGTCGAGCCGCTGGAAGTGAAGGGCATCGAAACGCTCGGGGCCAACGGCTTCGTCATCCGCACGCTGACGAAGACGGCCCCCGGGGCTCAGTGGGAGGTGGCCCGGGAACTGCGGCGGCGCATCCTGCTGGCCTTCCGGGAAGCCGGCATTGAAATCCCCTACGCCCAGCGGGTGGTGCACCATCGCGGCGAGGGCGTCGGCGGCGAGGATTGA